Below is a window of Leishmania panamensis strain MHOM/PA/94/PSC-1 chromosome 30 sequence DNA.
AGACGATTGACGAGGTGACAGACACGATCTTTAGCGCTTTTCCACACGAGGGGGCTACGCACCCGATAGCGCcaggggaagaggcgtgcgAGGAGCGGATTGACTACGACGTCTTCATGGATTATGTCCGAGGTCACATGAACTCAACCCGCAAGAAGGCGGTGCTCGAGGTATTCCAGCAGCTGGACTACGACTCGGACGGCAACATCACCATCAAGGATATCCAAGCCACTTTCAACGCGCAGGAGCACCCCGTCGTCGTCTGTGACGCCATCTTCACAGCTGAGAAGCTTCTGAGGGGTTTTCTCGCCATCTGGGATGAGAACCAGCACCATTTTGGACTTGTGCCGTACACCGAGTTCGTGGACTACTACAACGGCCTTAGCGCAGTTATTGAAGATGACACTGTCTTCTTGGCCATCCTCAAGACCACCTGGAAGGTGCCAAACTGGACGATAAAGTTTGTGTAGCCTCGTTCTTGGCGAGGAATGCGCTTTGCTTTCTTGGCATGAAGAGGTGTGCAAATGTGTTTCGAGCTGCATGCCGTTGGTCTCTCTATGATGCGGAAAagaccccccctcccccaatcTCTTGACCCCTCTCTTGTTTGCGATGTACATTACGATTGACGGAGGCGAATGGCAGCGAACAGAAAACACACTTTCATCTTCTTTTATTTTCTTGTTCTCAGCTTATGTTGCTTATCGTATCCGCatgcgtgtttgtgtgtttgccaGCATTCTtcctgccccccctcccctcctctctctccttccctctacTGCGATGCTTCTTGAGCGAGAGGGAATACGAGACGGCCCAATCGCACCGCTACTTGTGGTGAGACCCACGCACGACTGCATGCGAGCGTTCCTCCCGCCGATACGCACTGTCTATGCTTGGCTTGCACCAAGTGTACATGAGACCTGGTTGACTCCATGCATCGTACACAGACGAACCCAAGACCACGCGCATATAGTGGTTGCAAGTAGTTTGGGCTTGTTGCTGCCTTCCACCGATGTACCAAGGCGGTGATGGGGGGCGCCGCTGACCCTCCCTTTCTCATTGCCGCGTCACCCCCCCTGTGCCGCTTCTCTAGTACGCTGTGGGCTCGTACAGCGACACACTTTTGCCTTTTCACTCTCGTGCgtgccccccaccctctctgtGCGGCTCTTTGCGCTATagcgaagaaaaaacgaagagaaagacgtgAAGGGGAGGCGCTCAAGCGAGACACCTGCGTGCCTTCTTGGCATGTGTCTCGGGTCGCCCGAggtgcccccctctctatcGCTGTGCTTCTTCTTATTGGCCTTTCCAGCTTCTCTACGCTTCCCAACTCACTTCACTGCTCCTCTGCATCGGCGGGATATCCTTTGGGGATGCGCTTTTCTTGTCGCTTCCAGCGTGGCACGCCTCTTTGCCGTCTTTTGGGTTGGTTTCATCGACGCATCGTGGCCGCATCTGCGCCGTCTCGTCGTcgcgcgcccccctcctccctctctccccctccctccagaACGGCGGGACGTGCGCCGCGCATCTCACATCGACAGCCATGCTTTCCATTTATTCGCTGCTCTTCATCTCCTTATTCCGCGCACATTCCCTCACGAAACTGCGCACTCTTTTTTCGCCTTGCGCTTTCGCCACGTCCAGACAGGGCACACgccttttgccttttcgCCTCATCTGCCATCCGTCTCCACGTCGTGACTGCGTGTCCGATCGTTTCCTTAATTCTCTCAACGCACACGTCCCCCAAAACACTGCTTGAGAAAAGCGCGCGTAGGTGCTTGAGCGTCATCGACTTTGCGTTGCCCTTCACCGTCGCGACTTCCTCTACTACCTTGCACCCACCCTCGTTTCGTTGCCTTTGCTATACCTCGTGAACGTTTCCTCTCACTTCGCTTGGATTTGTGTGGTTTGCccgtcttttctctcctttcctttgaAGTTGGGACAccagtgtgcgtgtgcgtcgtgCTACTTAGTAGTCTATCCACCAACTCGTCCAGATCCGCAGGAACTCACCTGCACATGCAACGATCTTCGTAGACAAGGAAAGCGCAAACACAACGTCGACATTGAcgacgccccccctccccttcccccctcctccttttcagCGTCATGTCAAGTGATAAGAGTGTGCTGTCGATCCAGTCCCATGTGACCCATGGGTATGTGGGCAACAAGGCCGCTACGTTTCCATTGCAGCTCCACGGGTTTGATGTCGATGCCATCAACACGGTAAGCCTGTCGAACCACAGCGGCTATCCAGTCATCAAGGGCCATCGCATGGATCTCACGGAGTTCACCACTCTCTTGGATGGCCTTCGCGCCAACGATTTCTTGAGCGACTACGCGTACGTGCTGACTGGGTACATCAACAACGCCGACATCATCCGCCACGTAGCGGCGACCGTCGCCGAGGTTCGAGagaagcgccagcagcaggggaAAAAAGATATCGTGTTTTTCTGTGACCCCGTGATGGGTGACGACGGGAGGTTGTACTGCaaggaagaggtggtggcagcatACAGGGAGCTGGTTGCCCACGCGAATATTGCCACGCCGAACTACTTCGAGGCGTCGATCCTGAGTACTGTAGAGGTGAAAGATCTCATGTCGGCGATCGAGGCGGCGAACTGGTTTCACGAGCAGGGCACGCCCACGGTGGTGATTAAGTCCTTCACAAT
It encodes the following:
- a CDS encoding pyridoxal kinase, putative (TriTrypDB/GeneDB-style sysID: LpmP.30.1300) — its product is MSSDKSVLSIQSHVTHGYVGNKAATFPLQLHGFDVDAINTVSLSNHSGYPVIKGHRMDLTEFTTLLDGLRANDFLSDYAYVLTGYINNADIIRHVAATVAEVREKRQQQGKKDIVFFCDPVMGDDGRLYCKEEVVAAYRELVAHANIATPNYFEASILSTVEVKDLMSAIEAANWFHEQGTPTVVIKSFTMPDDPTHLRFLLSCHDKVTGSTKRYTGVVQYYEGRYTGTGDVFAASLVAFAHNHPIDLAVGKAMGVLQDLIKATVERGGSGKATLNSRELRVTSDPDRLLHPSTVISVTPLP